The Maylandia zebra isolate NMK-2024a linkage group LG4, Mzebra_GT3a, whole genome shotgun sequence genome includes a window with the following:
- the si:ch211-51c14.1 gene encoding protein kinase C and casein kinase substrate in neurons protein 3 encodes MSTLPSENSLEDAYNRSFWMPGNYQRTAKRTEDAFQACNDIVACFQERARVERQYAQQLSEWSNKWKPVVDSSPLYGSLMKAWQCFLSSADRLAALHATICRSLVSEDGDRVRTWQKDTFHKKLFGGFKESHDIETGFARAQKPWAKRLKKLDKARRAYHKVSRKEQVAREREAHAQGNPDVSIDKQKKIQEEREVAQQEAEKVRARYEKVLEEVNNYAPRYMEEMESVFDQSQEEERKRIVFLKQAFLSIHKHLDITNNESVRAVYNELHNTLMAIDEQEDLRWWKNTHGPGMPTDWPHFQEWTPEKKSKKGKKEVEKSGTIEKSVMIGGVKVRALYDYVGQETDELSFKAGEEFLKIEDEDDQGWCRGKKDDGWEGLYPANYVEVV; translated from the exons ATGTCGACCTTGCCATCAGAAAACAGCCTTGAAGATGCCTACAATCGCAGCTTCTGGATG CCTGGGAACTATCAGCGCACTGCGAAGCGAACAGAAGATGCTTTCCAGGCCTGTAATGACATAGTGGCATGTTTCCAAGAGAGAGCGCGCGTGGAGAGGCAGTACGCCCAGCAGCTCAGTGAATGGAGCAACAAGTGGAAGCCGGTGGTGGACTCTA gTCCTCTATATGGCTCTCTTATGAAGGCTTGGCAGTGTTTTCTGTCCTCCGCCGACAGGCTTGCCGCCCTACATGCCACCATCTGTCGCTCCCTGGTGTCGGAGGATGGGGACCGGGTCAGGACCTGGCAGAAGGACACCTTCCACAAGAAGTTATTTGGGGGTTTCAAGGAGTCCCACGACATTGAGACGGGGTTTGCACGTGCTCAGAAGCCGTGGGCCAAACGACTTAAAAag CTGGATAAAGCAAGAAGAGCATACCATAAAGTGAGCCGTAAAGAGCAGGTAGCCAGAGAGCGAGAGGCACACGCTCAGGGAAACCCGGACGTCTCcatagacaaacagaagaagatccaggaggagagagaagtggctcaacaggaggccgAGAAG GTCCGTGCCCGCTACGAGAAGGTCCTGGAGGAGGTGAACAACTATGCTCCTCGCTACATGGAGGAGATGGAGTCCGTCTTTGACCAATCACAGGAGGAGGAGCGCAAGAGGATTGTATTTCTCAAACAGGCTTTCCTCTCCATCCACAAACACCTGGACATTACCAACAATGAGAG TGTGCGGGCCGTGTACAATGAGCTCCACAACACACTGATGGCCATCGATGAGCAAGAGGACCTTCGTTGGTGGAAAAACACCCACGGCCCGGGCATGCCAACTGACTGGCCTCACTTCCAG GAATGGACacctgaaaagaaaagcaaaaaagggaaaaaagaagtggaaaaaTCAGGAACAATAGAGAAGAG CGTGATGATCGGGGGAGTGAAAGTAAGAGCTCTGTATGATTACGTCGGCCAGGAGACAGATGAGCTGTCCTTTAAAGCAG GTGAAGAGTTTCTAAAGATCGAGGATGAGGATGACCAAGGATGGTGTCGAGGGAAGAAGGATGATGGGTGGGAGGGGCTTTACCCAGCCAACTACGTGGAGGTGGTGTAG